From one Maritimibacter sp. DP1N21-5 genomic stretch:
- a CDS encoding CbiQ family ECF transporter T component: protein MISLTSPVETWAHRLPAGVKLAALSAATILLFALDDPRLLAMALAGAAALTLSGGLRFSRAAVRALRVLVPFLLLIAVWHGVTGQLATGLAVSLRLLAALALANFVTMTTRITDMVAVIAWLLAPLRRFGLSTRHFELAVALVIRFTPAIARKGTLLSEAWRARSRRRASWRIVLPLAALALDDADHVAEALRARGGLIPPGAPHPNPAP, encoded by the coding sequence ATGATCTCGCTCACCTCGCCAGTTGAGACCTGGGCGCACCGGCTGCCGGCCGGAGTGAAACTCGCCGCACTCTCGGCCGCGACAATCCTGCTCTTCGCGCTGGACGACCCTCGCCTGCTCGCCATGGCCCTCGCCGGGGCGGCGGCACTGACCTTGAGCGGGGGGCTGCGGTTTTCACGGGCGGCGGTGCGGGCGCTGCGCGTGCTGGTGCCCTTTCTGCTGCTCATCGCGGTCTGGCACGGGGTCACCGGTCAGCTCGCGACGGGCCTCGCGGTATCGCTTCGCCTGTTGGCAGCCCTCGCCCTGGCCAATTTCGTTACAATGACCACGCGGATCACCGACATGGTCGCGGTCATCGCCTGGCTGCTCGCGCCGCTGCGCCGGTTCGGCCTGTCCACCCGGCATTTCGAGCTTGCCGTGGCGCTGGTCATCCGCTTCACGCCGGCCATCGCCCGCAAGGGCACGCTTCTGTCCGAAGCCTGGCGCGCCCGTTCGCGCCGGCGAGCAAGCTGGCGCATTGTCTTACCACTCGCTGCGCTGGCGCTCGACGATGCCGATCACGTGGCCGAGGCGCTGCGCGCGCGGGGCGGGCTGATCCCGCCCGGCGCCCCACATCCAAACCCCGCCCCCTGA
- a CDS encoding biotin transporter BioY, translating to MERNIAHIALFAALIAALGLIPKFTLAFGVPITAQSMGVMLCGAVLGARRGALAVLLFLALVAIGLPLLAGGRGGLGAFATPSVGFLIGWPIAAFVTGLVVEKWRGNIGMVATLGALVGGVLVMYVFGVLGMAYMLDKGLVESLMLVTAFIPGDIVKAIVTGVVTAGLARSRPSSLLSRA from the coding sequence ATGGAACGCAACATCGCTCATATCGCCCTGTTCGCCGCGCTGATCGCGGCGCTCGGGCTCATTCCGAAATTCACGCTCGCCTTCGGGGTGCCGATCACGGCGCAAAGCATGGGCGTCATGCTCTGCGGCGCGGTGCTGGGTGCGCGGCGCGGCGCGTTGGCCGTGCTCCTTTTCCTGGCGCTCGTCGCCATTGGGCTGCCGCTGCTTGCCGGGGGACGGGGCGGGCTTGGCGCCTTCGCCACGCCGTCGGTGGGCTTCCTGATCGGCTGGCCGATCGCGGCCTTCGTCACCGGGCTGGTGGTCGAGAAATGGCGCGGCAACATCGGCATGGTCGCAACCCTCGGCGCGCTCGTCGGCGGCGTGCTGGTTATGTATGTCTTCGGCGTGCTGGGCATGGCCTATATGCTCGACAAGGGTCTCGTCGAAAGCCTGATGCTCGTCACGGCCTTCATCCCCGGCGACATCGTCAAGGCTATCGTCACTGGCGTCGTGACCGCGGGCCTCGCCCGGTCGCGGCCTTCAAGCCTGCTGTCGCGGGCATGA
- a CDS encoding nitroreductase encodes MTERPVSSALTKRRSIRAFRPDPVDRDIVARLLTAARTAPSGANLQPGRFIALAGAALSDFTERLCAEIEAGRPPVSEYSYFPQPMPPALKERQRAAGYALYESLGVARRDVAGRKAQFLLNYRFFSAPVGIVITIRRDMGKGCFMDLGMSLMALMMAAEDEGLATCGIGALANYGDLAGALLNIPGEELVVCGVALGYPDPDAPVNRVRTARDDLDVFAEFRGF; translated from the coding sequence ATGACCGAACGCCCCGTTTCGAGCGCGCTCACCAAGCGCCGCTCGATCCGGGCTTTCCGTCCGGACCCGGTGGACCGGGACATCGTCGCGCGGCTTCTGACCGCCGCGCGCACGGCACCTTCGGGGGCCAACCTGCAACCGGGGCGGTTCATCGCGCTTGCCGGTGCGGCCCTCTCCGATTTCACCGAGCGCCTCTGCGCGGAGATCGAGGCAGGACGCCCTCCGGTTTCCGAGTATTCCTATTTTCCCCAGCCGATGCCGCCGGCGCTCAAGGAACGGCAACGGGCCGCCGGTTATGCGCTTTACGAAAGCCTTGGCGTTGCGCGGCGCGACGTGGCGGGCCGAAAGGCGCAGTTCCTTCTGAACTATCGATTCTTCTCGGCCCCGGTCGGGATCGTCATCACGATCCGCCGCGACATGGGCAAAGGGTGTTTCATGGACCTCGGCATGTCGCTCATGGCGCTGATGATGGCGGCCGAGGACGAGGGGCTCGCCACCTGCGGGATCGGCGCGCTGGCGAATTACGGCGATCTCGCAGGGGCGCTCCTGAACATCCCAGGGGAAGAGCTCGTGGTTTGCGGCGTGGCGCTGGGATACCCCGATCCGGACGCGCCGGTGAACCGGGTCCGGACGGCGCGCGACGACCTCGACGTCTTCGCCGAGTTTCGCGGCTTCTAG
- a CDS encoding thiolase family protein, translated as MSGVQILAALRTPVAPRGGALSRLDLPELCAPVIGAALEAAGMARDAVDEVILGNALGAGGNPARRIALAAGLGERVAGLTLDRQCVSGLDALVMGAALIRAEQAEVVVAGGVESYSRRPLRWRTDPDGGPPVAYDRPPFTPWPDRDPEMDDAAADLVRELGLTREEMDGWAVESHRRARMAEARLRSEILPLGGLAQDAFTRDLTPRIAARAPVLVGPVTAANAAVAADGAAVCVMVSDRVARQLGRPGPRFVAGITLGGRPEMPGLAPVEAIRDLLAQTETRVSDLAVIEVMEAYAVQAMACVRLAGLDPARVNPGGGGLARGHPIGASGAVNAVRLWHELRSVGGLGLAAIAAAGGIGTAVLLSTAP; from the coding sequence ATGAGCGGCGTGCAGATCCTCGCGGCTCTGCGGACCCCGGTTGCGCCCCGGGGCGGCGCCCTGTCCCGGCTGGACCTGCCCGAGCTTTGCGCACCTGTCATTGGCGCGGCACTCGAGGCCGCCGGCATGGCACGAGATGCCGTGGATGAGGTGATCCTTGGGAACGCCCTTGGGGCCGGGGGTAACCCGGCGCGACGCATCGCACTGGCCGCAGGGCTTGGGGAACGGGTAGCCGGGCTGACGCTCGACCGGCAATGCGTGAGCGGTCTTGACGCTCTGGTCATGGGCGCCGCCTTGATCCGGGCCGAACAGGCCGAGGTCGTCGTCGCGGGCGGTGTCGAAAGCTATTCCCGCCGACCCTTGCGATGGCGCACGGATCCCGACGGTGGCCCCCCGGTCGCCTATGACCGGCCCCCCTTTACCCCCTGGCCCGACCGCGACCCGGAGATGGACGATGCGGCGGCAGATCTGGTGCGGGAGTTGGGCCTGACGCGGGAAGAGATGGACGGCTGGGCCGTGGAAAGCCATCGCCGCGCGCGGATGGCCGAAGCCCGCCTCCGGTCCGAGATCCTGCCTTTGGGCGGGCTCGCCCAAGATGCTTTCACCCGCGACCTCACACCCCGGATCGCCGCGCGGGCCCCCGTGCTCGTCGGACCGGTGACGGCCGCCAATGCCGCCGTGGCCGCCGACGGTGCCGCGGTCTGTGTCATGGTCTCTGATCGCGTCGCGCGGCAGCTCGGGCGCCCGGGCCCCCGTTTCGTTGCGGGGATCACGCTTGGCGGGCGGCCCGAGATGCCGGGACTGGCGCCGGTCGAGGCGATCCGCGATCTCCTTGCGCAGACCGAGACCCGCGTGAGCGATCTGGCGGTGATCGAGGTGATGGAAGCCTATGCCGTGCAAGCGATGGCCTGCGTGCGCCTGGCCGGTCTCGATCCCGCGCGCGTCAACCCCGGCGGCGGCGGGCTGGCCCGAGGACATCCCATCGGCGCCTCGGGCGCAGTCAACGCCGTGCGGCTCTGGCATGAACTTCGGTCGGTTGGCGGGCTCGGGCTTGCCGCCATTGCGGCAGCCGGTGGGATCGGGACGGCGGTGCTTCTGTCCACCGCGCCCTAG
- a CDS encoding AMP-binding protein: MTMTPGALHPTSPETFRLHPSTRTRVQGAGDLTPLLDAIARGIEFAVGPSGVSDVQGGVPGFFRTATGGTTGQAKAIRRTHSSWIASFRVNAAELGLTDADRYGVLGPEVHSLSLYAMVEAAFLGADIHALAGLGPRAQARALDGVSVLYATPTQLRLLVGTGITLPALRHVLCGGGRMGADLRRAVATLCPKAVVREFYGAAETSFIAWGDGTGPEGSVGRAYPGVSLRVDAPPGEVGDIWIKSPYLAEGYVGDGITPLEQVDGHVSLGEMGRIDEAGFLTVLGRRNRMVTIADQNVFPEAIEERCLAHPDVDFCAVVPVPDPLRGHVLVAAIGARPERTTGPEVTAQLLADCRTAFGPLAAPRRFMVLDDFPLTAAGKPHYAEVTRRMRTAV, translated from the coding sequence ATGACCATGACCCCCGGCGCCTTGCACCCCACCTCGCCCGAGACCTTTCGCCTGCATCCTTCGACCCGGACCCGGGTTCAAGGTGCTGGCGACCTGACGCCTCTGCTCGACGCGATTGCGCGCGGGATCGAATTCGCTGTCGGCCCGTCCGGAGTGTCCGACGTGCAAGGCGGCGTTCCCGGTTTCTTCCGCACGGCGACGGGCGGAACGACAGGCCAGGCCAAGGCGATCCGGCGAACCCATTCCTCGTGGATCGCCAGCTTTCGGGTCAATGCGGCCGAACTGGGGCTGACCGACGCAGACCGCTACGGCGTTCTGGGTCCCGAAGTCCACTCCCTGTCGCTCTACGCGATGGTCGAGGCGGCCTTCCTCGGCGCCGACATCCACGCGCTCGCAGGACTTGGGCCACGGGCACAGGCGCGGGCTCTTGACGGGGTGAGCGTGCTTTACGCCACGCCGACCCAGTTGCGCCTTCTCGTCGGCACCGGCATCACGCTGCCCGCCCTGCGCCATGTGCTTTGCGGTGGCGGCCGGATGGGCGCTGACCTGCGCAGGGCTGTTGCGACGCTCTGCCCCAAGGCCGTGGTGCGGGAGTTCTACGGCGCAGCCGAGACGAGCTTCATCGCCTGGGGCGACGGAACCGGCCCGGAGGGGAGCGTAGGCCGCGCCTATCCGGGCGTGTCGCTGCGCGTGGATGCTCCGCCCGGAGAGGTTGGCGACATCTGGATCAAGAGCCCCTACCTCGCCGAAGGCTACGTGGGCGACGGGATCACGCCGCTGGAGCAGGTGGACGGCCACGTGAGCCTTGGCGAGATGGGCCGGATCGACGAGGCGGGCTTTCTGACTGTGCTGGGACGGCGCAACCGGATGGTGACGATTGCGGATCAGAACGTCTTTCCCGAAGCTATCGAGGAACGGTGTCTGGCCCACCCCGATGTGGACTTCTGTGCGGTGGTTCCGGTGCCCGATCCGTTGCGCGGTCACGTGCTGGTCGCTGCCATCGGCGCCCGACCCGAAAGGACGACCGGCCCCGAGGTCACGGCACAGCTACTGGCCGACTGCCGAACGGCATTCGGCCCCCTCGCCGCGCCGCGCCGCTTCATGGTCCTCGACGATTTTCCTCTCACGGCTGCCGGAAAGCCGCATTATGCCGAAGTGACGCGGCGCATGAGAACCGCAGTATGA
- a CDS encoding cytochrome b/b6 domain-containing protein, whose translation MSMRRWPRTDIGTVVLHWLVVGAIGVLTWTGLRFAADDVHSEWLRDFDRQLASEDLWVWHIYGGYVLTFAVAAYAVYMIRARLGARIRLDAARLQGLFGTAKQRWSCINVLLCWGLFASVAGVCVTGWLAYHDAGAPVLLVHRWCTWAILGFPLLHVFALIRMGGATQIVRIFRPKRTEVPEEDIDLADLVADLLAQKQDKTRTLDRTH comes from the coding sequence ATGAGCATGCGGCGTTGGCCACGTACGGACATCGGCACGGTGGTCCTGCATTGGCTGGTTGTCGGCGCCATCGGCGTCCTGACCTGGACAGGCCTTAGGTTTGCCGCCGACGATGTTCATAGCGAATGGCTGCGTGACTTCGACCGGCAACTCGCGTCGGAGGATCTCTGGGTCTGGCACATCTATGGGGGATATGTCCTGACCTTCGCTGTCGCCGCCTATGCGGTCTACATGATCCGGGCGCGGCTGGGTGCACGCATTCGCCTCGACGCCGCGCGACTACAGGGTCTCTTCGGCACCGCGAAACAGCGTTGGAGCTGTATCAACGTCCTCCTTTGCTGGGGCCTCTTCGCGTCCGTGGCGGGCGTCTGTGTGACAGGCTGGCTCGCCTATCACGATGCCGGGGCGCCGGTCCTGCTGGTCCATCGGTGGTGCACCTGGGCGATCCTCGGCTTTCCCCTGCTGCATGTCTTCGCCCTGATCCGGATGGGTGGGGCGACGCAGATCGTGCGGATCTTCCGTCCGAAGCGAACGGAGGTTCCGGAAGAGGACATCGACCTTGCCGATCTGGTCGCCGACCTGCTCGCCCAAAAGCAGGACAAGACCCGAACGCTCGACCGCACGCATTGA
- a CDS encoding ethylbenzene dehydrogenase-related protein: MASRKAHPLVTAAVGGTMACLGLIALDWVTSPRLVVSTINAVDAPMLDGDISDRVWADATPVTVLTRHGGDFGGSGESRIVVRAVRDDQNVYFALQWEDPTRSLKHLPLVKANGGWHGLETDTDRASEERFFDDRIAVMLASPGMPLIGGAIHLGERPLPDGPPSTTGRGLHFTDPGTWVDLWQWHAAVGAVSDRVEDGFVGEPLPPTEAQMAGEERYPGGLGIDDPEAPVLMSNIDPRFSGEGDSLEPRVLPRLASLNLGDVEPDAQFSDERNGIRSWALRASFAVPHTEAVDDTLPDGTVIPGVFVDDSVAPGAHDVTARGAWAGGHWILEMKRSLDAGPMDLEISDGLMLWFAVFDHAQTRHTYHLRPLIMEMP; encoded by the coding sequence ATGGCTTCCAGAAAAGCACATCCACTCGTCACCGCCGCAGTTGGCGGGACCATGGCCTGCCTCGGGCTCATCGCACTTGACTGGGTGACGAGCCCGCGTCTCGTGGTGTCGACGATCAACGCGGTCGATGCCCCGATGCTCGACGGTGACATCTCGGACCGGGTCTGGGCGGATGCGACCCCGGTAACGGTCCTGACCCGGCATGGCGGGGATTTCGGCGGCAGCGGCGAAAGCCGGATCGTCGTGCGCGCGGTGCGCGACGACCAGAACGTCTATTTCGCCTTGCAATGGGAAGACCCGACCCGGTCGCTCAAACACCTGCCCCTGGTCAAGGCCAATGGCGGTTGGCACGGGCTGGAAACCGATACGGACAGGGCGAGCGAAGAACGGTTCTTCGATGACAGGATCGCCGTGATGCTCGCGTCTCCGGGAATGCCTCTGATCGGCGGTGCAATTCATCTGGGCGAGCGGCCGCTGCCCGATGGCCCGCCTTCGACGACAGGCCGGGGTCTTCATTTCACCGATCCCGGAACCTGGGTGGATCTGTGGCAATGGCACGCTGCCGTGGGGGCTGTGAGCGACCGGGTCGAGGATGGATTCGTCGGAGAACCCTTGCCGCCGACAGAAGCCCAGATGGCCGGCGAGGAGCGCTATCCCGGCGGGCTTGGCATCGACGACCCGGAAGCGCCCGTCCTGATGTCGAACATCGACCCGCGCTTTTCCGGTGAAGGCGACAGTCTTGAGCCCCGCGTTCTGCCGCGCCTTGCGAGCCTGAACCTTGGCGACGTCGAACCCGACGCACAGTTCAGCGACGAGAGGAACGGCATCCGAAGCTGGGCGCTCCGCGCGTCGTTCGCGGTGCCGCACACGGAAGCGGTCGACGATACGCTCCCGGACGGAACCGTCATTCCCGGCGTCTTCGTCGACGACAGCGTGGCCCCCGGTGCCCATGATGTCACCGCCCGCGGTGCCTGGGCGGGGGGGCACTGGATCCTCGAAATGAAACGCAGCCTCGATGCCGGACCGATGGATCTCGAAATTTCGGACGGCCTCATGTTGTGGTTTGCCGTCTTCGACCACGCCCAGACCAGACACACCTATCACCTTCGTCCGCTCATCATGGAGATGCCCTGA
- a CDS encoding 2Fe-2S iron-sulfur cluster binding domain-containing protein encodes MPKTFNVTVSDQSFTIKAGDRLLDAALQSGVDLPHDCRSGQCGTCTVERVRGITLGGEAGSGSILACQARVFSNLEVQVPNAPKTVERNAVVEEIRDLAEGVVEVVIQPRQPIDWLPGQYMKLQFRGYPARCFSPTATLGGGAFDGKLRFHIKRVRGGLVTPRLGTEIVAGARLKLVGPLGHAFLRDHEAGRLVLAGSGTGFAPIWAIASAAHHASPEREILLVCGAKDAKSLYMGEALLTASRRKRTSVKIAFERNTPPIPGVGTGTPADFLGQLSSSDVVYAAGGPRMVERARDLAEDAGARFYADPFLPSPRSDPSSAFGLVSRVFSAAR; translated from the coding sequence ATGCCCAAGACTTTCAACGTGACCGTCAGCGATCAGAGTTTCACGATCAAGGCGGGGGACCGGTTGCTCGATGCAGCCCTGCAGAGCGGCGTGGACCTGCCGCATGATTGCCGGTCCGGACAATGTGGGACCTGCACGGTCGAACGGGTGCGGGGCATCACGCTTGGGGGTGAGGCGGGCAGCGGCAGCATCCTTGCCTGTCAGGCGCGGGTGTTTTCGAACCTCGAAGTTCAGGTGCCCAACGCCCCGAAGACGGTCGAACGCAATGCGGTCGTCGAAGAAATACGGGATCTTGCCGAAGGGGTGGTCGAAGTCGTCATTCAGCCCCGCCAGCCGATCGACTGGCTGCCCGGCCAATACATGAAGTTGCAGTTTCGCGGCTATCCCGCCCGCTGCTTCAGCCCCACTGCGACCCTTGGCGGCGGCGCATTCGATGGCAAGCTGAGGTTCCATATCAAGCGTGTTCGGGGTGGGCTGGTCACACCCAGACTCGGCACCGAGATTGTCGCCGGGGCGCGGTTGAAACTGGTGGGACCTTTGGGGCACGCCTTCCTGCGCGATCACGAGGCCGGACGGCTCGTTCTGGCCGGGAGCGGCACAGGCTTCGCGCCGATCTGGGCCATCGCGTCGGCTGCACATCACGCGTCGCCAGAGCGTGAGATCCTGCTGGTCTGCGGCGCGAAGGACGCCAAGTCGCTTTACATGGGCGAGGCCCTGTTGACGGCGTCGCGGCGAAAACGCACCTCGGTCAAGATCGCCTTCGAACGCAACACGCCCCCCATTCCTGGTGTGGGAACCGGCACGCCCGCCGATTTCCTGGGCCAGTTGTCGTCTTCGGATGTGGTCTACGCCGCCGGAGGTCCGCGCATGGTGGAGCGCGCAAGGGACCTGGCCGAGGACGCCGGGGCGCGCTTCTACGCCGATCCCTTCCTTCCCTCGCCCCGGTCGGACCCTTCGAGCGCATTCGGACTCGTGTCGCGCGTGTTCAGCGCAGCCAGATAG
- a CDS encoding helix-turn-helix domain-containing protein, which translates to MEKEAQTLLSPLADQLATLGHSQRLALFRLMVRRYPDQVPAGELGASLGVKPSTLSSYLASLQRAGLITQTRHGTSLLYTAELDAVRRMFDGLLGDCCANRPDLCFPMPQGAMTVANRHYNVLFICTGNSARSIFAETLLRDLGGERFIAYSAGTTPHSELNPFAVKVLKDKGHDVSPLYSKNVAEFTGPDAPQLDFVFTVCNTAANEVCPPWEGQPVSGHWGMPDPVKATGTDAEKALAFQQAYGALRRRIEAFVALPVESLDRIALQTAIDDIAKNHKDFA; encoded by the coding sequence ATGGAAAAAGAAGCCCAAACACTGCTCTCACCGCTCGCCGATCAGCTTGCCACGCTCGGCCATTCCCAGCGGCTCGCGCTGTTTCGCCTCATGGTGCGCCGTTACCCCGATCAGGTGCCGGCGGGCGAGCTTGGCGCTTCCTTGGGCGTGAAGCCGAGCACCCTGTCCTCTTACCTGGCCTCGCTGCAAAGGGCGGGGCTGATCACGCAGACGCGGCACGGAACCTCGCTTCTCTATACCGCCGAACTCGATGCCGTGCGTCGCATGTTCGACGGGCTGCTTGGCGATTGTTGCGCAAACAGGCCCGACCTTTGTTTTCCCATGCCTCAAGGAGCGATGACCGTGGCGAACCGGCACTACAATGTCCTCTTCATCTGCACCGGGAACTCGGCGCGCTCCATCTTTGCCGAGACGCTGCTGCGCGATCTGGGCGGGGAACGCTTCATCGCCTACAGCGCCGGAACGACGCCGCACTCGGAGCTGAACCCCTTTGCGGTTAAGGTCCTCAAGGACAAGGGACATGACGTGAGCCCCTTGTACTCGAAAAACGTGGCAGAGTTCACCGGCCCCGATGCGCCGCAACTCGATTTCGTCTTCACCGTCTGCAACACGGCCGCGAACGAGGTCTGCCCGCCATGGGAAGGACAGCCCGTCAGCGGCCATTGGGGCATGCCGGACCCGGTCAAGGCCACCGGGACGGACGCGGAAAAGGCGCTGGCCTTCCAGCAGGCCTACGGCGCGCTGCGGCGGCGGATCGAAGCCTTCGTGGCCCTGCCGGTCGAAAGCCTCGACCGGATCGCGCTTCAGACTGCGATCGACGATATCGCGAAAAACCACAAGGACTTCGCATGA
- a CDS encoding ArsJ-associated glyceraldehyde-3-phosphate dehydrogenase, which produces MTTYALNGLGRIGKLALKPLLERGAEIAWINDAVGDPEMHAHLLEFDTVHGRWSADFSHDRDSVTVNGKRLPFIGTRRIEDLPLAGVDVVIDCTGVFKSEAALAPYFAAGVKKVVVSAPVKDGPTANIVYGVNEATYDVDLHDIVTAASCTTNCLAPVVKVVHENLGIRHGSITTIHDVTNTQTIVDRPAKDLRRARSALNSLIPTTTGSATAITLIYPELKGRLNGHAVRVPLLNASLTDCVFEVERATTAEEVNGFFKAAAEGELRGILGYETRPLVSTDYTNDTRSGIVDAPSTMVVNGTQVKVYAWYDNEVGYANRLVDVALMVGASL; this is translated from the coding sequence ATGACGACTTATGCCCTGAACGGGCTTGGCCGGATCGGCAAGCTCGCCCTGAAACCGCTGCTTGAACGCGGGGCCGAGATCGCCTGGATCAACGATGCGGTGGGAGACCCGGAGATGCACGCGCATCTGCTCGAGTTCGACACGGTTCATGGTCGTTGGTCCGCGGATTTTTCCCATGACAGGGATAGCGTGACGGTGAACGGAAAGCGCCTCCCCTTCATCGGGACGCGCAGGATCGAGGATCTGCCACTCGCGGGCGTGGACGTCGTCATCGACTGCACGGGCGTGTTCAAATCCGAAGCCGCGCTCGCGCCTTATTTCGCGGCGGGGGTCAAGAAGGTGGTGGTCTCGGCACCGGTCAAGGACGGACCGACCGCCAATATCGTCTATGGCGTGAACGAGGCGACCTATGACGTCGACCTGCATGACATCGTGACCGCCGCGTCCTGCACCACCAACTGCCTCGCGCCGGTGGTCAAGGTCGTACACGAAAACCTCGGCATCCGGCACGGGTCAATCACGACGATCCATGACGTGACCAATACGCAGACCATCGTGGACCGGCCCGCCAAGGACCTGCGGCGCGCGCGCTCGGCGCTCAATTCGCTCATTCCGACCACGACGGGGAGCGCGACGGCGATCACTCTCATCTATCCCGAACTCAAGGGCCGGCTGAACGGTCATGCCGTCCGGGTGCCACTCCTGAACGCCTCGCTCACCGATTGCGTTTTCGAGGTCGAGAGGGCGACGACCGCGGAAGAGGTGAACGGCTTCTTCAAGGCGGCGGCCGAAGGCGAATTGCGCGGCATTCTGGGATATGAGACGCGCCCGCTCGTGTCCACGGATTACACCAACGACACAAGGTCGGGGATCGTCGATGCGCCCTCCACGATGGTCGTCAACGGCACGCAGGTGAAGGTCTATGCCTGGTATGACAACGAAGTCGGCTATGCCAACCGGCTCGTCGATGTGGCGCTCATGGTAGGGGCAAGCCTGTGA
- the arsJ gene encoding organoarsenical effux MFS transporter ArsJ, producing MSAYVAVTAAYWAFMLTDGALRMLVLLHFHTLGFSPVALAYLFVLYEIAGMVTNLTAGWIAARFGLTSTLYAGLGLQVVALLALTQLDPAWTIGASVAFVMCVQGASGVAKDLAKMSSKSAVKLLAPTQDGGLFRWVAVLTGSKNAIKGFGFLLGAALLATVGFTGSILAMAAVLTVILVAVAVFMPQGLPRGRKGAKFTEVFSKSANVNWLSAARVFLFGARDVWFVVGIPIYFYAVLSDGTTEGNRTAFFLIGGFMAVWIILYGAVQAAAPRILGAARRPESDLVQAARRWAVALFFVPVALALALFFAGGPQSWMTATLVVGLLVFGVIFAVNSSLHSYLILAFTQSERVTMDVGFYYMANAGGRLLGTVLSGLTYQIGGLSLVMATAAFMVALAALTSTRLRA from the coding sequence ATGTCGGCCTATGTCGCGGTGACGGCGGCTTATTGGGCCTTCATGCTGACGGACGGGGCCCTGCGCATGCTGGTGCTTCTCCATTTTCACACGCTCGGGTTCTCGCCCGTCGCGCTTGCCTATCTCTTCGTGCTTTACGAAATCGCGGGCATGGTGACCAACCTCACCGCTGGCTGGATTGCCGCGCGCTTCGGACTGACCTCGACGCTCTATGCCGGGCTCGGGCTACAGGTCGTGGCGTTGCTCGCGCTGACCCAACTCGATCCGGCCTGGACCATCGGCGCATCGGTCGCTTTCGTGATGTGCGTGCAAGGGGCCAGCGGCGTGGCCAAGGATCTGGCCAAGATGTCGTCCAAGTCGGCGGTGAAGCTGCTCGCGCCCACACAGGACGGCGGACTTTTCCGCTGGGTGGCCGTGCTGACCGGGTCGAAGAACGCGATCAAGGGGTTCGGCTTTCTGCTGGGTGCGGCGCTTCTTGCGACGGTCGGCTTCACGGGGTCGATCCTCGCCATGGCGGCCGTGCTGACCGTCATCCTCGTGGCGGTCGCGGTTTTCATGCCTCAGGGGCTGCCCCGTGGCCGTAAAGGCGCGAAATTCACTGAGGTCTTCTCGAAGTCGGCCAATGTGAACTGGCTTTCTGCGGCCCGGGTGTTCCTTTTCGGAGCGCGCGACGTCTGGTTCGTCGTCGGCATCCCGATCTACTTCTACGCAGTCCTGTCGGACGGGACCACAGAGGGCAATCGCACGGCCTTCTTCCTGATCGGCGGCTTCATGGCGGTCTGGATCATCCTCTACGGGGCGGTGCAGGCTGCTGCCCCGCGCATTCTTGGCGCGGCCCGCCGGCCGGAGAGCGACCTTGTCCAAGCGGCGCGGCGCTGGGCCGTGGCGCTGTTCTTCGTGCCCGTCGCTTTGGCTCTTGCGCTCTTCTTCGCTGGCGGGCCGCAATCCTGGATGACCGCCACGCTGGTGGTCGGATTGCTCGTCTTCGGCGTGATCTTCGCGGTGAACTCGTCGCTCCATTCCTATCTCATCCTAGCCTTCACACAGTCCGAGCGGGTGACGATGGATGTCGGGTTCTACTACATGGCCAATGCGGGCGGGCGGCTTCTTGGGACGGTGCTGTCGGGTCTGACCTATCAGATCGGCGGGCTTTCCTTGGTCATGGCGACCGCGGCCTTCATGGTCGCGCTGGCGGCGCTGACGTCGACCCGGCTCCGCGCCTAG